The proteins below come from a single Hemitrygon akajei chromosome 2, sHemAka1.3, whole genome shotgun sequence genomic window:
- the LOC140722099 gene encoding zinc-binding protein A33-like produces the protein MASKGQVESLTEEAICPICLDFFTDPVSLVCGHYFCRSCITRCWEREERNSCPECREEFADRTLRVSRALANLSEKARKLNLNPKEKEKKLHCEEHEEELKLFCETDRKLICLVCRDALEHKSHNFMPIKEAIKIYQDRVKSSLDSLTKRKSDFQEMEQQQKEKISGFREQSHSVQSHITSQFDELRRIITEKEQRALRDLREEEERILNPMEKNLREIQENLNAIYKKISKLQEQMDQQDNIIFLMEEARRKRRISDDTHTLSVTDGALLVEKFDNPYLLDIASEEVIGGIKHGKT, from the exons atggcttcgaaaggacaggtcgagagtttaaccgaggaggcaatttgtcccatctgcctggatttcttcaccgatccggtgtcactggTGTGTGGTCACTACTTCTGCCGCtcctgtatcacacggtgttgggaaagggaggagagaaactcctgcccggaatgtagagaggagtttgcagaccgcaccctcagggtcagTCGGGCCTTGGCAAATCTGTCTGAGAAAGCTCGaaaactaaacctgaatccgaaagagaaggaaaagaaacttcactgcgaggaacatgaggaagaactgaagctgttttgtgagacGGACAGGAaactgatctgtctggtctgtagAGATGCACTGGAACACAAGTCTCACaacttcatgccgattaaagaagccaTTAAAATTTACCAG GATCGGGTTAAATCTTCCTTGGACTCTCTCACAAAAAGGAAATCAGACTTTCAGGAaatggagcagcaacagaaagagaagatttctggatttcgg gaacagtcacacagtgttcagtcccacatcacatcccagtttgatgAACTGCGCCGGATTATCACCGAGAAAGAGCAACGTGCACTccgagatctcagggaagaagaggagaggattctaaatccaatggagaaaaatcttcgcgagattcaagagaatttaaATGCCATCTACAAGAAAATCTCAAAGTtacaggaacagatggatcaacaaGACAATATCATATTCCTCATG gaggaagctcgtcggaagaggag gattagtgATGATACCCAcacattgtcagtgacagatggtgCCCTattggttgaaaaattcgataACCCCTATTTGCTCGACATAGCATCGGAAGAAGTGATTGGCGGCATTAAACACGGTAAAACATAA